The DNA window GCGGTCGCCAGCCAGCTGCTGGGGCAGGAGCGCCTCCGGTGGAAGGACGTCGCGGGGCTCGCCCTCTCGACCGCCGGCATCGGCGCCCTGGTGGTGGGCAGCGGCGCCGCCGTCGGGCTTCGGGGGACCCTGGCCGGAGACCTGCTGATGCTCCTCGCCGTGGTCTTCTGGACGGGGTACACGATCCTGGCCAAGCCGCTGGTGGACACGCTCGGGCCGACGGTGACGACGGCGTGGACGATGGGGCTCGGCGCCATTCCTCTGCTGGTGATCTGCGCGCCGTCCGCGCTGGCGCAGCGATGGGGCGCCGTGACGCCGGCGGCGTGGATCGGGACGGTCTTCTCCTCGCTCGGGGCGCTCGTCCTGGCCTACCTCATCTGGTATCGGGGCGTCGCCCGCCTCGGCGCCACGCGCACCGCCTTCTACTCCAACTTCACGCCCGTCGTCACGCTGGCCGCGGCGTGGCCGCTCCTGGGCGAGGTCCCGACCGGCTGGCAGGTGCTCGGGGCGGCGGGCATCTTCGGCTCGCTGGCGCTGGTCCGCTCGTGAAGGCCGTCCTGTTCGACCTCGACGGGACCCTGCTGTGGACCGACGGCGCGGGGCGGCGCGCCATCCACCGGGCCCTGCTC is part of the Gemmatimonadales bacterium genome and encodes:
- a CDS encoding DMT family transporter, translating into MTLIWGVNYIVIKAAFEVLSPLSFNAVRFVVAAVAIAGFAWASGARRPPARQLVRLSLLGVLGNTLYQLCYIEGMARTRAGNAALIMAAVPVLTAVASQLLGQERLRWKDVAGLALSTAGIGALVVGSGAAVGLRGTLAGDLLMLLAVVFWTGYTILAKPLVDTLGPTVTTAWTMGLGAIPLLVICAPSALAQRWGAVTPAAWIGTVFSSLGALVLAYLIWYRGVARLGATRTAFYSNFTPVVTLAAAWPLLGEVPTGWQVLGAAGIFGSLALVRS